The following nucleotide sequence is from Podospora bellae-mahoneyi strain CBS 112042 chromosome 1 map unlocalized CBS112042p_1, whole genome shotgun sequence.
GGCCTGGCTCTTGCATGCGGCTGGTTCTTGATTTGGCACACTTCAGGTTTTTTTGAACTTGTGTTGGGATACGTCGGCGCGCCAGcacagcggcggcgggcttCTGGTACAATTTGGGATCAACGTCCGCTACTGGCAGTTCAAATGACCCAAACAAACGCCTCAAGATGCAACCCTGCAAGCCACAAGCTGCCCGAGCTCGACGCTAAGCGTTGCATCGCGAATGCGGGGAATGCCTGTCTCCCATGGACCCTGACGGCATGGGGAAGACGCCATCGGTCTTGGCACTATTGTAACTGTCTTCTCACCGTCTTACTACGGAGGATACGGACCGCGAGAACCACGATGGTGTCGGGCCGGGAGGGGAACCCAGAGATATAAAGATGTCGAGATActgtcctcctcgtcctgcCTGAACTCACCAAGCACCTCTCAGCTCCAGATCTTCAACTCCAGCCATTACCAGCCCTTTTTCGAGTCTCATTCACTTGAGTACTCAGTCTCCTCTTTGGTCAGCTCTCAGCTTCTCGTTCAAAGTCTCTCGACAAATCCATCAACATGCGTTTCCTCGCTACCGTCGCCGCCCTCACCGGCACTCTCGTCGCGGCTCTCCCGAGCCCTCTCGATGAGATTCGCACCCGGGAGCTTGTCGAGTCTCACCGCCAGACCATGGAGACCCTTGAGGCTCGTGGCTGGAAGTCGGGTGAGGGTGCGACTGCTAACGAACTGCTCGATGGCGGCCCGTGCCCCAAGGTCATCTTCATCTACGCCCGCGGTTCCACCGAGGGTGGTAACCTTGTGAGTTTTGTCCTGTCTGTTTGCGAAGTCGACCATAGCTAACCAAGCCAAAAGGGATCTCTCGGCAGCCCAACTGGTGTCGCTCTCGACGCTGCCTTTGGCGAGGCCAACGTCTGGGTCCAGGGTGTTGGCGGTGCTTactccgccaacctcctcgacaacctcctctccgagggcaccaccaccgccgccattaACGAGATGAAGagcctcctcatccgcgcCAACTCGCTCTGCCCCCAGGCCAAGATCGTCGCCGGTGGCTACAGCCAGGgtgccgccctcgccggtgCCGCCATCTCCCAGAGCAGCGCCACCATCCGCGAGCAGATCAAGGGTGTTGTCCTCTACGGCTGGACCAAGAACCAGCAGAACAACGGAAAGATCCCCAACTACCCTGCCGCCCGTCTCAAGGTGTACTGCGAGAGCGGCGACTTGGTTTGCAACGGCTCGCTCATTGTTCTGCCTGCCCATGGCACCTATGCTGATGAGGCTGCTGATGAGGCGCCCAAGTTCCTGATCTCCAGGATCAATGCCAGCTAGATCAGGGGGTGGGAATGATGTGTGATGGATTGGTATATAGCATTGCATTTGTGTGGCGTTAGGGTCAGCAGCTTTATAATTGAATGACATTATGCGATTGGGTTTAAACCAGAGCTGTGTCTATGAAGGAAGTATGTTTGCATTGTGTGTGAAGAGGCGATGTCATAGTTCGACTGGGTGATATTGTTGACTCACAAAGCGGGTGTGTTTGCTCCACAGGAATGTGGTAACTTGATCTCGCTGCTCAGTTTGGCTGCTCGTCTGTCTCTTCTTCACACAGCTACACACGAAACCCGACTCAACCATCTCTGCATTTTTCAGCATTTCCGACCACTCTTACTCGGCCAGCGAGCGGTGTTAAAATCTACACTCCCCTTTCTTACCTCATCTACGATTTTCAGTGATCATCGAAAAGAAGCTGACACGATGCAAAGGCAAAATTGGTGAGcacctctctcctcactaaaccttccaacctcccaagTTCTACCGCACTAGTTGAGAGATGGCTGACACTCATCAATGCTTTGTGTCAGGTCATTGTCAACAATGGAGTATCTACATCGAGCCAAGTTCGTGATGGACGACTGGCGTGCACAAAGAGAGGTATCCGGTCAGTAAGTGGAATCCTTCCAGGCCAAAAGCCATGATCAGTAGTGGCAGTGTCTCATGGATGCCTTTCAGGCTGGTCCCCCAACCTGGGTCTGATGAGTATTTCGCCGAGTACCTCGAAGTAGTGCGGAGAACGATGGACAACCATGGTTTCAATGTCGACGCGCCACTAGTAGTCTCGAACCCTCTGCCGGTAGACCCAGCCTTGGAATCCTCTGTTGAAACCGCTTGCAAACCAGTCAACACCGCTCACGAACAGGTCGGCACCGCCCCCGAACCAGTCGAAAGCGCTCCCGAACCAGTCAACCCCCCCGCGGCCTcagcttccaccacccaggcTCCAGCTATCCAAGCTGCTGGCGATaccgatggtgatgaggagtcTTTTCAGCCTGGAAGCCGACGGACCAAGTGCCCCCGGGCCAACTGCACTACACTCATAGGTTCGGAAAAGTCATTGCAAACCCACATCACAAAGCAAGTGCAATACCTTTCCCAATAGCACCGCTGTGTGAAACCCCCCTATTAACGGACAATCTCACAGTCAGCACACACCAAAGCCAGGCAGTTCGTGTTGGATCTGCCCAAAGACCTTCCGCAACGATTCCACCCTCAGGCAGCACTACGAAAATCACCACAAGCTTGACGGCGACGGGGTCAGAACAGCCATGGAAGCTTCGAAGGATTTGGCATCGATAGATCCGCAGTGGCTGCAGCCCAGATTTGAGGTGCAAGACCTCGTGCCGTCTTTACGGCAGGAAACGCTCAGGCTGAACAGACTGAAACTGGAGACGACGAGCAGGTATCGGCAGATGGATGAGCATTCAATGAATAGTTGTCTGGAGAGTTTCCGGCATGGGAAGatgtttgagggggagacTGGTCTGCCTTCTCTGGAAGGGATGGACCAGAGGGGGCTCATTAACGAGCTGATCAAGACTCGTGTAGAGATCCGTGCTTGGAAGAGGGACCTGGAAGAGCTAAAGAGGGTTGAAGCATTATACTCAGTACCTAGGTAGCTTCCAGTGAGAAAGGTCTTTGCCAAGTGGAGGGGACAAAGCACGTGGTGGAATGGTCAATATTCCCCAAGATAGGGTATGTTGGCAGCTAGCTTTGTTAAGTAAAGAAACCTGAGTTGGCCATAATGCATGTTGCGTGAATTGTCCGCTAGACTTGCTCGGGATAACGTCCCAAGTCATGGATTATAGGGGAAGCCTGTTGTTATTTGAACTGATGCCCCCCTGCCTTCTCGTCCCGCAAGTTCATCAAGACTGTCAGGCCTCTCTACCTAATGCCACACTGGGCCCATGGGCTCAGAGTAATAGCATGGGTCACCAACGATAGTCACATTGAATGGCGATATCAAGGCGCAATGAGAAAAGCCGTTCGTCAATCCACCAAGTGATATATTACAATGAATAGTTCTTGTATGGCGGTCCGCCATTTTCTAACTCTCCGTCCATTCACCACTCCATGATAACCTGGACGCCGTGACCAAGAAGTATTGTTTTCGCAAAGAGAGTCAGCAAAGTGCATCATCAACAGAAAAGCAGATCAAGATATCTTCTTACCATGCCAGCCACCCAGGCGACTTCCACAAGCCACAAGCTTGACAACCTTGCAACTGGTTCATAGCCaccttccctctccttcttagCTGGCAGTTCTCGAACGTAGAACTGCTCCCGACACCTAGCTTGACGCCGCTGTTTTCTGTCAGTGAAGATCAGAAAGGTCGAAGAAGATTCTTGCAACATAACCGGGCGTGAAATCCATAAGCCTGCATCTGGTTGATCGCCACCTCCCAAGCCACCTCCTGAAGAGTCATAGCG
It contains:
- a CDS encoding uncharacterized protein (CAZy:CE5; EggNog:ENOG503P2FW; COG:G), translated to MRFLATVAALTGTLVAALPSPLDEIRTRELVESHRQTMETLEARGWKSGEGATANELLDGGPCPKVIFIYARGSTEGGNLGSLGSPTGVALDAAFGEANVWVQGVGGAYSANLLDNLLSEGTTTAAINEMKSLLIRANSLCPQAKIVAGGYSQGAALAGAAISQSSATIREQIKGVVLYGWTKNQQNNGKIPNYPAARLKVYCESGDLVCNGSLIVLPAHGTYADEAADEAPKFLISRINAS